GATGTTGCAGTACTTGACGCACCGGTCCATCACCCCGGCCTTCGCGCACCTCCCCTTGCACTTGTTCCCACAGAATGCTGCAGTATTTCATCTATGTACTATCATCGCCAGCATCAATGTATGTTCATGGACATCACTTACATGTAAACCTAACTAAAAAAGTGGGTAAATGCCGATGTTTGTAACTCACTAATTAGAGGCGTGATCGGAGGAAAACATGGCTAAATACAAAAAAAACATCACGGAGAGAGAGAACCCAAGTCAGGCTGAAATGGAGTTGCTCAATCCGAAGCACAAGACCATAATCCAAGAAACATTTCACAAGAATCCATTCTTGCAAGCATTGACATGACTTGAAATCTAGCATTTTAAGAAGAGGGTCATTTCAAGAAGAGGGTATGCTTGCTTATACTCACGCGACGTTGCAGATGAAGGCTCCGAGAGAGCGAAGCTCAGGAGGAGCGAGCAGAGCAGAAGAGTCGGAGCCAGCAGCTTCATGGCTTTTCTTCTAGCTTCTTCTTTATCTTCGGGTCTCGCTAACGGTGGAGGTCCCGTTCTGTCGAGATGAAGCTCTTATATAAAGAGCTACACCtggaaatgaaaaagagagacGGAGCTCAATCGAAACCGTCCACCGTCATCGGATCCGCACAAATTCTACGTAAGATCCGCCACTTTTAACGGCCCAGATCCAGCTCAGTGTTTTATGTTGCACGTGTGTAGTAACGATGACTTACTCTGTCTTGAACGACGGATGAGGATTGTTtccatcttcctcttcggtTCTTGTCGTTTCTTGTTCTGTCGCGAGTGCTGTGGCTTATTGTTGTTTGGTGATGGCAAGCGTTGTCCGAACGTTGTCAGTCACACGTGAAGGTGGCAGAGAAGGATGGCGGGTAGATTCTGGAGGGGATGGCGGTCGGTGCGATGAAGGCGGAGGTGTCGGTAGATGGTGCAGACTCGACTGACACCACCTTAAAAAACCTGACGTGACAAATTCCTAGGTGCTGTCATAAACTGTTGCAGCTTGTGAAAATGCTGTAGACATGTACATGAAAGATTAGCGAGAATCCATGGGTCTAATTCCCTAAACCCTACTCCAATCCTAATTCCAttcccgattttttttttgtctgaaaaGGATCTACAACTTTTGTTCTAATCTCGAAGCTGCCCACACATCCCAAAATTACCACTAGCTTCTAGTTTAGTTAGAGATTCGTTATTATAACATTCATTTTTATCAACATTTATATGGGACAATAACTTCTTAATGACGATAATGTTAAAGAAATCAAT
This Eucalyptus grandis isolate ANBG69807.140 chromosome 7, ASM1654582v1, whole genome shotgun sequence DNA region includes the following protein-coding sequences:
- the LOC104453120 gene encoding peamaclein; the protein is MKLLAPTLLLCSLLLSFALSEPSSATSPFCGNKCKGRCAKAGVMDRCVKYCNICCQECGCVPSGTYGNKHECPCYRDKRSSKGKPKCP